One genomic segment of Bacteroidota bacterium includes these proteins:
- a CDS encoding nucleoside deaminase: MASSNNHEQFVREAIGLSSQARNNGNEPFGALLVLDGQVVLTARNSVNTDHDPTAHAETNLVTQAIQQLTPEQIRRSILYTSCEPCAMCAGKMYWAGIRSVVYALSSVELVALAGPYFLVPCRELFARATEPVRIIGPLLLDEARIVHNGFWNKSAA, encoded by the coding sequence ATGGCCTCGTCAAACAATCACGAGCAGTTCGTCAGAGAAGCAATTGGACTCTCCAGTCAAGCGCGCAACAATGGAAACGAACCATTCGGCGCTCTTCTGGTCTTAGATGGTCAAGTTGTTCTCACTGCCAGGAATTCCGTAAACACAGATCATGATCCAACTGCGCACGCTGAAACAAATCTTGTCACCCAAGCAATTCAGCAACTAACGCCTGAACAGATCAGACGCTCTATCCTCTATACAAGTTGTGAACCTTGCGCAATGTGTGCTGGGAAAATGTATTGGGCCGGAATCCGATCCGTAGTTTATGCGCTTTCGTCTGTAGAACTCGTAGCGTTGGCTGGACCATACTTTCTTGTGCCCTGTCGCGAACTATTCGCACGTGCAACTGAACCAGTTAGGATTATTGGACCACTGTTGCTCGATGAAGCGCGGATTGTCCACAATGGCTTTTGGAACAAGTCGGCGGCCTAA